In a genomic window of Capsicum annuum cultivar UCD-10X-F1 unplaced genomic scaffold, UCD10Xv1.1 ctg1489, whole genome shotgun sequence:
- the LOC124890242 gene encoding abscisic-aldehyde oxidase-like isoform X3, with translation MCMSFFSALINADKANHTDPAPGFSKLTVSEAEKSIAGNLCRCTGYRPIADACKTFAADVDVEDLGLNSFWKKKDSRDIKVSKLPPYNPGKKFTTFSTSLKRESAACLDSRKYPWDTPISIDELRSLLHSNLAENGARIKLVVGNTGTGYYKETQRYDRYVDLRYIPELSVIRLDHMGIEVGAAVTISKLISFLKEEKKISLNSYGKLVSQKLAQHMEKIASPFIRNSASIGGNLVMAQRDGFPSDIATLFLCLGATICIMTSQGHEKLTFEEFSARPQLDSRNVLLSLLFPFKKEGSSTCSKFLFETYRASPRPLGNALAYVNAAFLANVSFHGNGVLINDIQLAFGAYGTKHATRAKKVEDYLTGKILSVNVLSEALKLVKHVVVPVDGTTHPDYRSSTVVSFLFEFLFCFTTVDPMMSSGLLKGITLVTEVSESNKAGYISEEKRQTLLSSAKQVVESSKEYYPVGEPMKKFGASMQASGEAVYVDDIPSPPNCLHGAFIYSTRPLAGVKGIHFGSNSIPDGIAAIITFKDIPSGGANVGSKTIFGLEPLFADDLARYAGDRIAFVVAESQRSADVAASMATVEYDTENIDSPILTVEEAVQKSSLFQVPAFVYPKQVGDFSKGMADADHKILSAELRLGSQYYFYMEAQTALAVPDEDNCMVVYASSQCPEYAGSVIASCLGVPEHNIRVVTRRVGGGFGGKAVRAMPVSTACALAALKLQCPVRIYVNRKTDMIMAGGRHPMKITYSVGFKSNGRITALHLDVLVNAGITEDVSPVIPSNFIGALKKYDWGALSFDIKVCKTNLTSKSAMRGPGEVQGSYVAEAIMEHVASVLSMEVDSIRKQNIHTFESLKLFYGHSAGDIGDYTLPDIIDKLATSSSFVQRSEMIEQYNQKTIWKKRGISRVPLVYESTQRPTPGKVSILSDGSVIVEVGGIEIGQGLWTKVKQMTAYGLSLIESSWSEELVEKVRVIQADTLSLVQGGFTAGSTTSESSCEAVRLCCKILVERLTPLKKKLQEQNGSVDWTTLICQAQFQAINLAANSYYVPESSSVQYLNYGAAVSEVEIDILTGETTILQSDIMYDCGQSLNPAVDMGQIEGAFVQGIGFFMLEEYLTNTDGLVVSDSTWTYKIPTMDTIPKSFNVQVLNSGHHEKRVLSSKASGEPPLLLASSVHCATRAAIKAARKQLKLWGKLDGSVTEFYLEVPATLPVVKTQCGLDYVEKYLETLLDLTSS, from the exons ATGTGTATGTCCTTTTTCTCGGCTCTTATCAATGCTGATAAAGCAAACCACACAGATCCTGCACCAGGATtctctaagttgactgtatctgaagcCGAAAAATCTATAGCAGGGAACCTTTGTCGCTGTACTGGATATCGGCCCATTGCTGATGCCTGCAAGACTTTTGCGGCAGATGTTGATGTAGAGGATTTGGGTCTCAATTCCTTTTGGAAAAAGAAAGATTCCAGGGATATAAAAGTGAGTAAGTTACCTCCCTATAATCCAGGTAAGAAGTTTACTACATTTTCTACATCCTTGAAAAGAGAATCTGCCGCATGTTTGGACTCCAGAAAGTATCCATGGGACACTCCTATTTCTATTGACGAGCTTCGAAGTTTGTTGCACTCCAATTTGGCTGAAAATGGGGCAAGAATTAAGCTGGTTGTTGGTAACACAGGGACAGGATATTACAAGGAAACCCAGCGATATGACCGATACGTTGATTTGAGATATATCCCTGAGCTTTCAGTCATCAGATTAGATCACATGGGAATTGAAGTAGGGGCTGCAGTGACCATCTCTAAACTTATTTCATTTTTGAAGGAGGAAAAAAAAATCAGTTTGAATTCATACGGAAAGCTGGTTAGCCAAAAGTTGGCTCAGCACATGGAGAAGATTGCTTCCCCATTTATTAGAAACTCTGCTAGCATTGGGGGAAATTTGGTTATGGCACAGAGGGACGGTTTTCCTTCCGATATTGCTACATTATTTCTTTGTTTGGGTGCTACTATCTGCATAATGACTAGTCAAGGACATGAAAAACTCACATTTGAGGAGTTCTCAGCAAGGCCACAACTGGACTCGAGGAATGTGCTGCTTAGTCTTTTGTTTCCATTTAAAAAGGAAGGAAGTTCAACCTGTTCTAAGTTTTTGTTTGAAACCTATCGAGCTTCACCACGACCTCTTGGAAATGCTTTGGCATATGTAAATGCTGCTTTCCTAGCCAATGTTTCTTTCCACGGGAATGGGGTCCTGATAAACGATATCCAGTTGGCTTTTGGTGCTTACGGCACAAAACATGCAACAAGAGCCAAAAAAGTAGAGGATTATCTAACTGGGAAGATATTAAGCGTTAATGTATTGTCCGAAGCACTTAAATTAGTCAAACATGTTGTGGTACCTGTAGATGGCACTACTCACCCAGATTACAGGTCAAGCACGGTAGTCAGTTTtctttttgagtttcttttttgCTTCACCACTGTTGATCCCATGATGTCTAGTGGTTTGTTAAAGGGAATTACTTTGGTAACGGAGGTTTCAGAAAGTAACAAAGCCGGTTATATTAGTGAAGAGAAACGACAGACTCTATTATCATCTGCTAAGCAGGTTGTGGAATCAAGCAAAGAGTACTATCCAGTGGGTGAACCAATGAAAAAATTTGGAGCCTCCATGCAAGCTTCTG GTGAAGCTGTTTATGTAGATGACATTCCATCACCACCAAACTGCCTACATGGAGCATTTATCTATAGTACAAGACCATTAGCAGGGGTAAAGGGCATCCACTTTGGATCTAATTCAATTCCTGATGGAATTGCTGCCATTATTACTTTTAAAGATATCCCAAGCGGAGGAGCAAATGTAGGATCTAAGACCATTTTTGGTCTCGAACCTTTATTTGCAGATGATCTCGCCCGATATGCTGGTGACCGAATTGCTTTTGTG GTTGCGGAAAGTCAGCGATCTGCAGATGTGGCTGCAAGCATGGCCACTGTTGAATATGACACTGAAAATATAGATTCTCCCATTTTAACCGTTGAGGAAGCCGTTCAGAAATCCAGTTTATTCCAAGTACCAGCATTTGTATATCCAAAACAAGTTGGTGATTTCTCAAAAGGAATGGCTGACGCCGACCACAAGATTCTCTCTGCTGAG TTGAGACTTGGGTCCCAGTACTACTTTTATATGGAGGCACAAACTGCTCTAGCAGTTCCAGATGAAGATAACTGTATGGTTGTCTATGCATCAAGTCAGTGTCCTGAGTATGCAGGTAGTGTAATTGCTAGTTGTCTTGGTGTCCCCGAGCATAACATCCGTGTTGTCACAAGAAGGGTTGGAGGTGGATTTGGAGGCAAGGCAGTGAGAGCAATGCCT GTCTCCACAGCTTGTGCACTTGCAGCGCTGAAGTTACAATGCCCTGTCAGGATATACGTCAACCGAAAGACCGACATGATAATGGCAGGAGGGAGACACCCCATGAAAATAACATACAGTGTTGGATTCAAGTCAAATGGCAGAATCACCGCCTTACATCTTGATGTATTGGTAAATGCTGGGATCACTGAAGATGTAAGCCCTGTCATACCATCAAACTTTATTGGTGCTCTCAAAAAGTATGATTGGGGTGCCTTATCTTTTGATATTAAAGTATGTAAGACAAATCTTACCAGCAAATCAGCTATGCGTGGCCCTGGGGAGGTGCAAGGATCTTATGTCGCCGAAGCTATAATGGAACATGTAGCAAGTGTACTATCTATGGAGGTGGACTCCATCAGAAAACAAAATATTCACACCTTTGAAAGTCTCAAATTATTCTATGGACATAGTGCAGGAGATATAGGTGATTATACTTTGCCAGATATCATCGATAAGTTGGCCACATCATCAAGTTTTGTCCAAAGAAGTGAGATGATAGAACAATATAACCAAAAAACTATATGGAAGAAAAGGGGCATTTCTCGAGTTCCACTGGTCTATGAATCTACACAACGACCAACGCCTGGAAAAGTAAGCATTCTTTCGGACGGATCAGTGATTGTAGAGGTTGGAGGTATTGAAATTGGCCAGGGTCTATGGACAAAGGTCAAGCAAATGACTGCCTATGGTCTTAGTTTGATTGAAAGTAGTTGGAGTGAAGAGCTTGTGGAGAAAGTACGTGTCATACAAGCAGACACTTTAAGCTTAGTGCAAGGCGGGTTTACTGCTGGAAGTACTACATCTGAATCGAGCTGTGAAGCAGTTAGATTGTGCTGCAAAATATTAGTTGAAAGACTAACGCCTCTGAAGAAGAAATTGCAAGAACAAAATGGTTCTGTTGATTGGACTACTCTGATTTGCCAG GCACAATTTCAAGCAATAAACTTAGCAGCAAATTCTTATTATGTGCCGGAATCCAGCTCTGTGCAATATCTGAATTATGGTGCTGCTGTCAGCGAG GTGGAGATAGATATCCTGACAGGAGAAACAACAATTTTGCAATCAGATATTATGTATGACTGTGGACAGAGCTTGAACCCAGCTGTTGATATGGGACAG ATTGAAGGGGCTTTTGTACAGGGGATTGGATTTTTTATGCTCGAAGAATATCTTACGAACACAGATGGATTGGTTGTTTCAGATAGCACTTGGACATATAAGATCCCCACAATGGACACAATACCCAAAAGTTTCAATGTTCAAGTGCTAAACAGCGGACATCACGAGAAACGTGTTCTGTCTTCTAAAG CATCCGGTGAACCGCCACTGCTTTTGGCATCCTCAGTTCATTGTGCAACAAGAGCAGCCATTAAAGCAGCAAGGAAACAGCTTAAACTTTGGGGAAAGCTCGACGGGTCAGTTACAGAATTCTATCTGGAGGTCCCTGCCACTTTGCCTGTAGTGAAAACACAGTGCGGCCTAGATTATGTGGAGAAATACTTGGAAACTTTGCTTGATCTGACATCTAGCTAA